A region from the Drosophila takahashii strain IR98-3 E-12201 chromosome 2L, DtakHiC1v2, whole genome shotgun sequence genome encodes:
- the rost gene encoding protein rolling stone, whose protein sequence is MQLFDDFCKSFNKELQRANFGFAYNRVHLFYRSQWQKDEINTIYLLYRWIWALFFLGVYIMCIIVQFCDGKFFIYMTNWGFGLCTITMLISAVQVTCWHFDLRNTRSLVQESAHKAETSKGLKIYWWLYNMTLSLALIISTVYWVFLHGKMNKPMRFPAISIITHGLNSVMMLIDFLIVAFPLRILHMVYGMSLAIFFFVFTLIYHLCGGTDEFGNPYVYPILDWNNPNRCLVTFVGIFVLIMCYWMLLFGLYKLKRMFNRAFSVVWTPHAVGLI, encoded by the exons ATGCAACTGTTCGACGACTTTTGCAAAAGCTTCAACAAGGAATTGCAAAGGGCGAATTTCGGCTTCGCATACAATCGCGTTCATTTGTTCTACAGATCCCAG TGGCAAAAAGATGAGATCAACACAATATACTTGCTCTATAGATGGATTTGGGCCCTGTTTTTCCTGGGCGTGTACATCATGTGCATAATCGTTCAGTTTTGCGATGGAAAGTTCTTTATCTACATGACCAACTGGGGATTCGGGCTGTGCACGATCACCATGCTGATTTCCGCCGTACAGGTCACCTGCTGGCACTTTGATCTGCGGAATACCCGGAGTCTGGTACAGGAGTCCGCCCACAAAGCGGAGACCTCCAAAGGTCTAAAAATATACTGGTGGCTGTACAATATGACACTATCGCTGGCTCTGATCATATCAACAGTCTACTGGGTGTTTCTCCACGGAAAGATGA ATAAGCCAATGCGATTTCCTGCCATCAGCATAATTACTCACGGTCTGAATTCCGTAATGATGCTGATCGATTTCCTGATCGTGGCATTTCCGCTTAGGATCTTGCATATGGTTTACGGCATGAGTCTGGCGATTTTCTTCTTCGTTTTCACTCTGATTTACCATTTATGCGGGGGTACAGATGA ATTTGGCAATCCCTATGTGTATCCCATTCTGGATTGGAACAATCCCAACCGCTGTTTGGTGACCTTTGTGGGCATCTTCGTGCTTATTATGTGCTATTGGATGCTGCTCTTCGGACTCTACAAGCTGAAGAGGATGTTCAATAGGGCCTTCAGTGTCGTTTGGACTCCTCACGCCGTGGGCCTGATATGA
- the alien gene encoding COP9 signalosome complex subunit 2 produces the protein MSDNDDDFMCDDDEDYGLEYSEDSNSEPDVDLENQYYNSKALKEEEPKAALASFQKVLDLENGEKGEWGFKALKQMIKINFRLCNYDEMMVRYKQLLTYIKSAVTRNHSEKSINSILDYISTSKNMALLQNFYETTLDALRDAKNDRLWFKTNTKLGKLYFDRSDFTKLQKILKQLHQSCQTDDGEDDLKKGTQLLEIYALEIQMYTVQKNNKKLKALYEQSLHIKSAIPHPLIMGVIRECGGKMHLREGEFEKAHTDFFEAFKNYDESGSPRRTTCLKYLVLANMLMKSGINPFDSQEAKPYKNDPEILAMTNLVNSYQNNDINEFETILRQHRSNIMADQFIREHIEDLLRNIRTQVLIKLIRPYKNIAIPFIANALNIEPAEVESLLVSCILDDTIKGRIDQVNQVLQLDKINSSASRYNALEKWSNQIQSLQFAVVQKMA, from the exons gaatACTCTGAGGATAGCAACTCGGAACCGGATGTGGATCTGGAGAACCAGTACTACAACAGCAAGGCTCTGAAGGAGGAGGAACCCAAGGCGGCGTTGGCCAGTTTTCAAAAGGTTCTCGACCTCGAGAATGGCGAAAAAGGAGAGTGGGGATTCAAGGCGCTGAAGCAAATGATCAAGATCAACTTTAGGCTG TGCAACTACGATGAGATGATGGTGCGCTATAAACAGCTGCTCACTTACATCAAGAGCGCCGTGACCAGGAATCATTCGGAAAAGAGCATCAACTCTATACTGGACTATATATCCACTTCAAAAAAT ATGGCCCTGCTCCAGAACTTCTACGAGACCACTCTGGATGCCCTTCGGGATGCCAAAAACGATCGTCTGTGGTTCAAGACCAACACCAAGCTGGGCAAACTCTACTTTGACCGCAGCGACTTCACCAAATTGCAGAAGATTCTCAAGCAGTTGCATCAAAGCTGCCAGACTGATGATGGCGAGGACGACCTGAAGAAGGGCACGCAGCTCCTGGAAATCTACGCCCTTGAGATTCAGATGTACACGGTGCAAAAGAACAACAAGAAGCTGAAGGCCCTCTACGAACAGTCGCTTCACATCAAGTCAGCCATTCCACATCCTTTGATCATGGGAGTCATCCGCGAGTGTGGCGGTAAAATGCATCTGCGAGAGGGCGAGTTCGAAAAGGCCCACACGGATTTCTTTGAGGCGTTCAAGAACTACGATGAGAGCGGATCGCCCCGGAGAACCACTTGCTTAAAGTACTTGGTGTTGGCAAACAT GCTAATGAAATCAGGAATAAATCCCTTTGACTCACAGGAAGCTAAACCCTATAAGAACGATCCAGAGATCCTCGCCATGACGAACTTGGTCAACTCCTATCAGAACAACGACATCAATGAGTTTGAGACCATTTTGCGGCAACATCGGAGCAACATTATGGCCGATCAGTTCATACGGGAACACATCGAGGACTTGTTGCGGAACATTCGCACCCAGGTGCTTATTAAACTCATCAGACCCTATAAAAACATTGCTATACCCTTCATAGCCAATGCGCTGAACATTGAGCCAGCCGAAGTGGAAAGCCTGCTGGTCTCCTGCATTCTGGATGA CACAATCAAGGGACGCATCGACCAAGTGAATCAGGTGCTCCAGCTAGACAAGATCAACAGCAGCGCGTCGCGATACAATGCCCTGGAGAAATGGTCCAACCAAATCCAATCGCTGCAGTTTGCCGTGGTCCAGAAAATGGCCTAA
- the LOC108063670 gene encoding protein rolling stone: MSKLQVIVHPVKKEFQRKSCGFDHDTPDDFVKSQWQSCTKSMTYLFYRWFMALFFVVVVIISMLPDANDKYSYWLYFIYMTNWGIWMCMLTNVLGAVLVTIWHYHPEYADKLLNVKSSFSYFRVYWGMHIISLVLSIVITIIYWSLLYDAKEGALDATNVLTHAFNSICMFIDLWIVAHPLRLLHIFLPVLFGVVFAIFSYIYHLCGGINKKGKPYIYHVIDWRNPEGSFITVVGVLVLSCCIYVLLFAFFKLRLFLHRRCRNANFVLPTSAKSNGQTNGLDDKSGNGIQHSPSRISMVLGNFAGYENQAYLPTGEHSNKS; this comes from the exons ATGAGCAAACTACAGGTGATCGTGCATCCCGTGAAGAAGGAGTTCCAGCGCAAGAGCTGCGGATTCGACCATGATACGCCCGATGATTTTGTCAAGTCACAG TGGCAGTCATGTACAAAGAGTATGACATACCTATTTTATCGCTGGTTCATGGCTCTTTTCTTTGTGGTCGTGGTGATTATCTCGATGTTGCCAGATGCGAATGATAAATACAGTTACTGGCTATATTTCATCTACATGACCAACTGGGGCATATGGATGTGCATGTTAACGAACGTATTGGGCGCTGTTCTAGTCACCATTTGGCATTATCATCCAGAGTATGCGG ATAAACTCCTGAATGTAAAGAGTTCCTTCAGCTATTTCCGAGTCTATTGGGGTATGCACATCATATCGTTGGTCCTGTCTATTGTCATTACCATTATTTACTGGAGTCTTCTTTATGATG CTAAGGAAGGGGCCTTGGACGCCACGAATGTACTCACTCATGCATTTAACTCGATTTGCATGTTCATCGATCTGTGGATTGTAGCACATCCCCTGAGGCTGCtgcatatatttttgccaGTATTATTTGGAGTTGTATTCGCCATCTTTTCGTATATCTATCATTTGTGCGGGGGAATTAACAA aaaaggCAAGCCTTATATCTATCATGTGATTGATTGGAGGAATCCTGAAGGCTCTTTCATCACTGTTGTTGGCGTACTCGTCTTATCCTGTTGCATTTATGTTCTGCTTTTTGCCTTCTTCAAGCTGCGATTATTCCTCCATCGTCGTTGTCGCAATGCGAATTTTGTACTGCCGACCAGTGCAAAATCAAATGGTCAAACCAATGGATTAGATGATAAATCCGGAAATGGAATACAGCACTCGCCTTCGCGCATTTCTATGGTATTGGGCAATTTCGCTGGCTATGAGAATCAGGCCTATTTGCCCACCGGAGAGCACTCAAATAAGAGCTAA
- the LOC108063622 gene encoding protein rolling stone: MRDKSQEPCCLPLKEEFQRSKFSLHHDDPGAFCRSQWQKGDRNIIWLLYRWILAGFFAGGVIGSMVETFNGGRWFIYLTDWGFSLCFYCCTYGAIIATIYFIRPSYFAPGSWALKIYWISHYTTVVLAMLITLVFWAALYPSMPEMGAELYNLWAHAFNSICMVFDCFMVAFPTRIMHFVYPFTAGITYGIFSLIYFWTGGVDPMGNRFIYFILDWERPGLAIGTVCGCVVLVSCFCVLVFGFYRLRISMYECCSKKPEEIPSTTAPPKEPRQNV, from the exons ATGCGTGATAAGAGCCAGGAGCCCTGTTGTCTACCCCTGAAGGAGGAGTTCCAGCGCTCTAAGTTCTCGCTGCACCACGATGATCCTGGCGCCTTTTGTCGATCGCAATGGCAGAAGGGCGATCGGAACATCATCTGGCTGCTCTATCGATGGATCCTGGCTGGGTTCTTTGCCGGCGGTGTTATCGGCAGCATGGTGGAAACCTTCAACGGCGGTCGCTGGTTCATTTATCTCACGGACTGGGGATTTTCCTTGTGCTTTTATTGCTGCACCTATGGCGCCATAATCGCCACCATTTACTTCATAAGGCCCTCGTATTTTG CTCCTGGCAGTTGGGCATTGAAAATCTATTGGATTTCCCACTACACAACTGTAGTTTTAGCCATGTTGATCACCCTGGTCTTCTGGGCTGCACTTTATCCAT cCATGCCAGAAATGGGTGCTGAGCTGTACAACCTCTGGGCGCATGCGTTTAACTCGATTTGCATGGTTTTCGACTGCTTCATGGTCGCCTTTCCCACCAGAATTATGCACTTTGTTTATCCCTTCACCGCTGGCATTACCTATggtatattttcattaatttactTTTGGACTGGCGGAGTAGATCC AATGGGAAATCGATTCATCTATTTCATCTTGGACTGGGAACGACCTGGTCTGGCCATTGGTACGGTTTGCGGATGTGTGGTTCTAGTCAGCTGCTTCTGTGTGTTGGTCTTTGGATTCTACAGATTACGTATCTCGATGTACGAATGTTGTAGTAAAAAACCTGAGGAAATTCCATCTACCACTGCTCCTCCCAAGGAACCAAGGCAAAATGTTTGA
- the LOC108063672 gene encoding sex-regulated protein janus-B, with the protein MEFAGKFLKPVWRPMMQVARLYCEKPMRSLVAFPVAKVESGKSKYMMAHVYIHGEMGSAKQVIRSHAKAKYHLDVYDELKKEAEAMGLCTQGLGGGYLVHDKEKKYIKLYGRSQALGKADHEAARELLQPIYNDHKIDAESGGMEP; encoded by the exons ATGGAGTTTGCTGGAAAATTTCTTAAGCCCGTCTGGCGGCCAATGATGCAAG TAGCTCGTCTCTATTGCGAGAAGCCGATGCGAAGTCTAGTAGCTTTCCCAGTTGCCAAAGTTGAAAGTGGAAAGTCCAAGTACATGATGGCCCATGTTTACATTCACGGGGAGATGGGCAGTGCCAAGCAGGTGATTCGTAGCCATGCCAAGGCCAAGTACCATC TTGACGTCTACGATGAATTGAAAAAGGAGGCAGAGGCCATGGGCCTGTGCACCCAGGGCTTGGGAGGTGGTTACTTGGTTCACGACAAGGAGAAGAAGTACATCAAGCTCTATGGAAGATCTCAGGCCCTGGGAAAGGCCGATCATGAGGCAGCGCGTGAGCTACTGCAACCGATCTATAATGATCACAAGATCGATGCCGAATCTGGCGGTATGGAACCCTAG
- the LOC108063677 gene encoding protein rolling stone has product MGDKNKEGCCQLLKDEFQRSKFSLHHEDPGVFCRSQWQKGERNIIWVLYRWALAAFFAAGVIGSMRQDFNGGRWFIYLTDWGFSLCLITCTYGAVIATIYYFNQSYFAPGDRSLKIYWISHYTTSVLSMLITTVFWAALSNTMPEIAGELYNLWCHAFNSICMVFDCFMVAYPSHLMHSIYPFSVVLIFLVHSLIYYWAGGTDIDGNRFIYFALDWARPGLAIGFVCAALFLICCFSFVAFGIYRLRISMYNCCHKKLEETPALAPPPKDSTPNV; this is encoded by the exons ATGGGTGATAAGAACAAAGAGGGGTGCTGTCAGCTCTTAAAGGACGAGTTCCAACGCTCCAAGTTCTCGCTGCATCATGAGGATCCTGGCGTCTTCTGTCGCTCGCAATGGCAGAAGGGAGAGCGAAATATAATCTGGGTCCTGTATCGATGGGCCCTGGCTGCTTTCTTTGCCGCCGGAGTTATTGGCAGCATGAGGCAGGATTTTAACGGCGGTCGTTGGTTTATATACCTTACGGATTGGGGGTTTTCACTGTGCCTAATTACCTGCACTTACGGCGCTGTAATCGCCACTATTTACTATTTTAATCAGTCGTATTTTG CTCCTGGCGATCGCTCCCTAAAGATTTACTGGATCTCCCACTATACCACTTCGGTTCTATCCATGTTGATTACTACGGTCTTCTGGGCTGCGCTTTCCAATA ccatGCCCGAAATTGCTGGTGAGCTTTACAACTTGTGGTGTCATGCCTTCAACTCGATCTGCATGGTGTTCGACTGCTTTATGGTGGCCTATCCCAGTCACCTCATGCACTCTATTTATCCCTTTTCCGTTGTGCTTATTTTCTTGGTACATTCCTTGATTTACTATTGGGCTGGTGGAACTGACAT cgatGGAAATCGGTTTATCTACTTCGCACTGGACTGGGCGCGTCCTGGCCTGGCAATTGGATTCGTTTGTGCCGCTTTGTTTCTCATTTGCTGCTTTTCCTTTGTGGCTTTTGGAATTTACCGGCTGCGGATCTCGATGTACAACTGTTGCCACAAGAAGCTGGAGGAAACACCAGCACTAGCACCTCCTCCCAAGGACTCAACTccaaatgtttaa